AACTAACTCCACATCAAACACTAAAAAGATAAGTGCAAATAAATAATACCCTACATTAAATTGAATCCAGGAGGTTCCAATAGTTGGAATTCCACATTCGTAAGGGAGTCCTTTCGAATCGTTTAGGGATGTTTTTGCAAGTGCCTTAGAAAGTAGTATTCCGCCCGCAGCAAAGGCAACTCCACAAATCAATAACAAAATAAGCGATGCTGAACCCATAGTGTTTTTTTGTTGGCCAAATGTATTTTAGAAATCGAACGAAATTTATGATAAATATCATTCACCACATGATTATCGTCATTGAAAATATTAACAATATCGAAGTCCTTTACGCCAAATTTAAACTTTTTCTTTGAGCAATTAATAGTAAAGAAGATTGTATCAACTGCGTTGTGCGTGAGCCAGAATTAATGGTCAAATTGGGAAATGTAGGTGTGTTAATTAAAATAGTGCTAATTTGCATTACCGTCTAAATCAAAAGGTACTTCTTATTTCTGATTTGTCCTAAGCGGTTAAATCCTTATCATTACTTTTACTAAATGTTTGTTTCTTCATTTGCTCAACATAAATAATACTCCGCGCCCTTCGCGCCTACTCTGCTTCCTCTGCGGTTAAATAAACGAATGCTTAGCAAGCTCTACTAATTGATTTCTATTCATAAAAAAAATCAATATTTTAGCTCCCTAAACCAACCCCTCAAAAAAATGAAAATTCTAAAAAAAATCGGAATCGCATTGCTTGCGATAATTGCCATTGCACTAATTACCGCTGCATTTACTCGTAAAGATTATGCAGTTGAACGAGAAATTGTAATTAATAAACCCAATGCAGAGGTCTTTAATTATGTGAAAAATCTCAAAAATCAAAACTACTTCAGCAAATGGAACATGACCGACCCAAATGCAAAAATGGATTACAAAGGTACCGATGGAACGGTTGGTTTTATTGCTTCCTGGGATAGTCAGAACGATCAAGTTGGAACAGGAGAGCAAGAAATAATGAGCATTGTAGAAGGGTCAAGAATGGATGTAGAATTGCGCTTCACAAAACCATTTGTAGCTACCGATAAAGGGTATTTTATCACCCAAGCCGAAGGCGATAATCAAACCAAAGTAAAATGGGGATTTAAAGGAAAAATGGACTACCCAATGAACCTTATGTTGCTATTAATGAACATGGAAGAAATGATTGGGAATGATATGGCTACTAGTTTGGGTAATTTGAAAGTACTCTTGGAAAAGCAATAATGCAATACAAATGGTGTTAACCTAATAGGCGAAGCCAATAATGCAATGGGCGGTTATAGATTAAAAAACATCAGGCTCCAATTAACGCATCAAAACCAACTTACTTACTTTGGTTTTACCATTCACACTCAGTTTACAATAATAAAGACCTTCGTGTAGCGAACTGCTTTCGAAGGTCTTTTTATATGCCCCGGATACTAAACTCTCATGCACCAATTGAGCCACCTCTTCGCCCAAATTATTCAAAATGCTTAATTGAACTTCAGCGTTTGTCGCGAGTGTAAATGAAATTTCTGTTTTATTGGAAAAGGGATTCGGTACAATTTGCAAAGAAAAATTTTCCTCAATGGGTTTACTATTCATCGAAAGTTCTTGCATCCCAATTAAATCCTCTCTTTTCAAATAAATTATTTTTGAATCGTTTTCCCAATTCTCTTGTAAAAAGGCAATCGGCTGGGCGCTCTCATCTGTAACTGAAATTAAACTTAAGTTTTGCCCATGGT
The sequence above is a segment of the Bacteroidota bacterium genome. Coding sequences within it:
- a CDS encoding SRPBCC family protein, whose protein sequence is MKILKKIGIALLAIIAIALITAAFTRKDYAVEREIVINKPNAEVFNYVKNLKNQNYFSKWNMTDPNAKMDYKGTDGTVGFIASWDSQNDQVGTGEQEIMSIVEGSRMDVELRFTKPFVATDKGYFITQAEGDNQTKVKWGFKGKMDYPMNLMLLLMNMEEMIGNDMATSLGNLKVLLEKQ
- a CDS encoding NADH-quinone oxidoreductase subunit A; the protein is MGSASLILLLICGVAFAAGGILLSKALAKTSLNDSKGLPYECGIPTIGTSWIQFNVGYYLFALIFLVFDVELVFMYPWAVVVKEVGMVAFFEILVFMFILFMGLLYAWKKGALEWM